The following proteins come from a genomic window of Amaranthus tricolor cultivar Red isolate AtriRed21 chromosome 14, ASM2621246v1, whole genome shotgun sequence:
- the LOC130800371 gene encoding type III polyketide synthase A-like gives MMLKNGGNGASSNQFYRTATPGKATVLAIGKAFPKQLIPQAHLVEGFIRDTNCHDQVIKEKLERLCKTTTVKTRYTVMSREILNEYPELATEGSPTIRQRLEIANPAVVEMALEASNACIQEWGRSAQDITHIVYVSSSEIRLPGGDLYLATKLGLKPDVGRVMLYFLGCYGGVTGLRVAKDIAENNPGSRVLLTTSETTILGFRPPSKDRPYDLVGAALFGDGAAAVIIGSDPDFTRESPFMELNYAVQQFLPGTHNVIDGCLTEEGINFKLGRDLPIKIENNIEDFCLKLMSKAGIKEYNDLFWAVHPGGPAILNKIEHTLKLEGHKLDCSRRALMDYGNVSSNTIFYVMEYMRDEFKSKEGGGEEWGLGLAFGPGITFEGLLLRSL, from the exons ATGATGTTGAAAAATGGTGGAAATGGTGCTTCAAGCAATCAGTTTTATCGCACTGCGACTCCAGGAAAGGCGACAGTGCTTGCTATCGGCAAGGCCTTTCCTAAGCAACTCATTCCCCAGGCACATTTGGTGGAAGGCTTCATCCGAGACACCAATTGCCATGATCAGGTCATCAAAGAGAAATTAGAGCGATTAT GCAAAACCACGACAGTTAAGACAAGATACACCGTAATGTCGAGGGAGATTCTGAACGAGTATCCAGAACTAGCAACCGAGGGATCACCAACAATCAGGCAAAGGCTCGAAATAGCTAACCCAGCAGTAGTAGAAATGGCCCTAGAAGCTAGCAATGCCTGCATACAAGAATGGGGCAGATCAGCCCAAGACATAACCCACATTGTCTACGTTTCCTCTAGTGAAATAAGACTTCCTGGTGGTGACTTATACCTCGCCACAAAACTCGGGCTTAAGCCCGATGTGGGTCGGGTCATGCTCTACTTTTTGGGCTGTTATGGTGGTGTAACGGGCCTAAGAGTCGCCAAAGACATAGCAGAAAACAACCCAGGAAGCAGAGTACTCTTAACTACATCAGAAACCACCATTTTGGGTTTCCGTCCACCTAGCAAAGACCGCCCTTATGACCTTGTCGGGGCGGCCCTTTTCGGGGATGGAGCAGCTGCTGTAATCATCGGGTCAGACCCAGATTTTACCCGTGAAAGCCCATTTATGGAGCTCAATTATGCAGTACAACAATTCTTGCCTGGGACCCATAATGTGATAGATGGGTGTCTTACTGAAGAGGGCATCAATTTTAAGCTTGGTAGGGACTTACCCAtcaaaattgagaataatattGAAGATTTCTGCTTGAAGCTTATGAGTAAGGCTGGTATAAAGGAGTATAATGACTTGTTTTGGGCTGTTCATCCTGGTGGGCCAGCTATTCTTAACAAAATTGAGCATACCCTTAAGTTAGAAGGACATAAGTTGGATTGTAGTAGAAGGGCATTAATGGATTATGGGAATGTTAGTAGTAACACTATATTTTATGTGATGGAATATATGAGAGATGAGTTTAAAAGCAAAGAAGGTGGAGGAGAAGAATGGGGACTTGGGTTAGCTTTCGGGCCTGGAATTACTTTCGAAGGTCTTCTACTTCGTAGCCTATAA
- the LOC130800369 gene encoding F-box protein At3g26010-like, with protein MSDQVAESVPGRLRTRLPDNMVRQILIRLPAKSIFRFKTVSKPWNSIISDPSFYSSYISSNPSSSWFIVEQMQPAYPRFMNFPPELNFQELELKIIYKPFDKQIYPKLLASSNGLLLIAITWNIKQSNPNFFLINLITNETIQLTEPPHNHIGRTGLGLITQINKNNGVLEKFRVVDYQPRIETQFASLICFSSETTNWEAKSAKCINQNWMIIGGVGVFEFNGKLVWFDLRVGLMIWDDPFTEEDEVVCRFIDLPLTEFVEGSERIIDGGGGYIQFGEISKKESLGEFNMWRLNENEKWIKILTCMVRFPCSFPKPILIHPCNADFVFINLGDCIFHLDVKTPYVDDITSRIDNILTNEEKILPVQLPSWPISFPPCFYASLLNKHGHDSLMKRKFDIALDFYTNCIDLQYAATCNCEGLLHEFIKAYQARASAKKQLCNNEGYLEDLSSSLNLLKLSCRNLIKELVRQHNNRTSAR; from the exons ATGTCAGATCAAGTTGCAGAATCAGTCCCAGGCCGTCTCCGAACCCGTTTACCCGACAATATGGTACGTCAAATCCTAATCCGTTTACCCGCAAAATCAATCTTTCGTTTCAAAACTGTCTCGAAACCCTGGAATTCAATCATCTCAGACCCATCTTTCTATTCTTCCTACATTTCAAGCAATCCTTCCTCATCGTGGTTCATTGTCGAACAAATGCAACCCGCATATCCCCGTTTTATGAATTTTCCACCCGAATTAAACTTCCAAGAACTGGAATTGAAGATTATTTATAAACCATTTGATAAACAAATTTACCCAAAATTGTTAGCCTCTAGTAATGGCTTATTACTCATTGCCATCACCTGGAATATAAAACAATCTAATccgaatttttttttgattaatctTATAACTAATGAGACGATCCAACTTACAGAACCTCCACATAATCATATTGGTCGGACGGGTCTTGGATTAATCACCCAGATCAACAAAAACAATGGGGTTTTAGAAAAATTCAGGGTTGTAGATTATCAACCAAGAATCGAGACTCAATTTGCTTCTTTAATCTGTTTTTCATCGGAAACCACAAATTGGGAGGCGAAATCTGCCAAATGTATAAATCAGAATTGGATGATTATTGGAGGTGTAGGAGTATTTGAGTTTAATGGGAAATTAGTTTGGTTTGATTTAAGAGTTGGGTTGATGATTTGGGATGATCCTTTTACAGAAGAAGATGAAGTAGTATGCCGGTTTATAGATCTTCCATTGACTGAATTTGTTGAAGGTAGTGAGCGGATTATCGATGGCGGCGGTGGTTATATTCAATTTGGTGAAATTAGTAAGAAAGAAAGTCTTGGTGAGTTTAATATGTGGAgattgaatgaaaatgaaaaatggaTTAAAATATTAACGTGTATGGTGCGTTTTCCTTGTAGTTTCCCAAAACCTATTTTAATCCACCCTTGTAATGCTGATTTTGTCTTCATTAATTTGGGAGACTGTATTTTTCATCTGGACGTAAAAACTCcatatgtggatgatattacTTCTAGAATCGATAATATCCTTACTAATGAAGAGAAAATCCTTCCGGTTCAGCTCCCGAGTTGGCCAATTTCGTTTCCTCCATGTTTCT ATGCCAGTTTGCTGAATAAACATGGTCATGATAGTTTGATGAAACGTAAATTTGATATAGCCTTAGATTTCTACACGAATTGCATTGACTTACAATACGCCGCAACTTGTAATTGTGAGGGGCTACTTCACGAATTTATTAAAGCATATCAGGCCCGAGCATCTGCCAAAAAACAACTGTGTAATAATGAAGGTTATCTTGAAGATTTGAGTAGTTCCTTGAATTTGTTGAAGCTTAGCTGCCGAAACTTAATAAAAGAACTAGTAAGGCAACACAACAACAGGACAAGTGCTCGTTGA
- the LOC130800368 gene encoding F-box protein At1g49990-like produces the protein MADDNNTVSNILLREIIYYLPAKSVIRFKSVSTYWNSIISEPDFIRSYITRNPHPSWFVFERTLNLSSNGRFPIEFIFKRPPNLSTLSIDFHGFDPYPFLGHPVLVASSGELLLVGPKISDMSQWALSGYNFFVINAITKEWVALPKPGFVFDHSNLGLITQIDRNNMVFREFNVVAYLPSITANRAILLCFSSETAKWEMKLTNYMLGDHIWGLSGRGNFEFNGKLIWYDLNVGLIIWDDPFSTEKIVECRLIRLPLQHVRSNEHRKDDERLINNGGGLIHYLRISEDSIVSLWRLHNLEEENWNYLYSWDLSLVYPYFGKVMPVLFHPFKYEVAIFRRGNTLISLELRTAKLKSIATILSHISMHFVPVVLPSWPRFFTPIMHARFLKEHGNQCFGESKYDEAIYFYTRSIEFTENVQVYMLRGKTYNKLHKSHEAKEDFLKAIEIDSYIYQTYRTEEVERLNNQHLSL, from the exons ATGGCGGATGATAATAACACAGTATCCAATATACTTCTAAGAGAAATAATCTACTATTTACCAGCAAAATCAGTCATTCGTTTCAAATCTGTCTCAACTTACTGGAATTCAATCATCTCCGAACCAGACTTTATTCGTTCCTACATTACTCGGAATCCACACCCATCATGGTTCGTTTTTGAACGAACACTAAATTTATCGTCAAATGGCCGGTTTCCGATCGAGTTTATCTTCAAAAGACCCCCAAATCTTTCAACACTTTCTATTGATTTCCATGGGTTCGATCCTTATCCCTTTTTGGGTCACCCCGTATTGGTAGCCTCTAGTGGTGAGTTATTACTCGTTGGCCCAAAAATATCAGACATGTCGCAATGGGCACTATCTGGATACAATTTCTTTGTAATCAATGCTATAACTAAAGAGTGGGTCGCACTTCCAAAACCCGGATTTGTTTTCGATCATTCAAATCTTGGGTTAATCACCCAAATCGACAGAAATAATATGGTTTTCAGAGAATTTAACGTTGTGGCATATCTACCAAGTATTACGGCTAATCGGGCTATATTGTTGTGTTTTTCGTCGGAAACAGCGAAATGGGAAATGAAATTGACTAATTACATGCTTGGAGATCATATTTGGGGATTGTCAGGTAGAGGAAATTTCGAATTTAACGGGAAATTGATTTGGTATGATTTAAATGTTGGGTTGATAATATGGGATGATCCATTTAGTACTGAAAAAATTGTTGAATGCCGTTTAATCAGGCTTCCATTACAACATGTCAGATCCAATGAGCATAGAAAAGATGATGAACGGCTTATAAACAATGGTGGTGGACTTATTCATTATTTACGGATTAGTGAAGATTCCATTGTGAGTCTATGGAGGTTGCATAATTTAGAAGAAGAAAATTGGAACTATCTGTATTCTTGGGATTTGAGCCTGGTATATCCCTATTTTGGGAAAGTAATGCCTGTTTTATTCCATCCTTTTAAATATGAAGTCGCCATTTTTAGAAGAGGTAACACCTTGATTTCTCTGGAGTTGAGAACAGCAAAATTAAAGAGTATTGCAACGATCCTTTCACATATAAGCATGCATTTTGTTCCAGTTGTGCTCCCGAGTTGGCCCAGGTTCTTTACTCCGATCATGC ATGCAAGATTCTTGAAAGAACATGGTAATCAATGTTTTGGAGAAAGCAAATATGATGAAGCAATATATTTCTATACACGAAGCATTGAATTCACAGAAAATGTGCAAGTGTACATGTTGAGGggtaaaacatataataaactCCATAAAAGCCATGAAGCAAAGGAAGATTTTTTGAAGGCCATAGAGATTGATAGTTATATTTACCAAACATATCGGACTGAAGAGGTAGAAAGACTCAACAATCAACATTTGTCCCTTTGA
- the LOC130800366 gene encoding F-box protein At1g49990-like, whose protein sequence is MKISQESEMADDNTVQNSCGNLDSTISDVLLREIINYLHPKSVIRFKSVSRNWNSIISEPNFIPSYISRNSIPSWFIFERTLNTSSNARFPIELVFQKPLNLSTLTIDFHKLAPYPLLDNPTLIDSSDGLLLVGSEISSMSQWRRASEYHFFVINAVNNEWVALPKPPVLILNHFCLGLITQIDRNNRVFKKFMVVDYLLLTIADRFITLICFSSETAQWEYRLTNYRLGNHIWGLSGGGKFEFDGKLIWFDLSVGLMIWDDPFSTEYVIKSRLIRLPLEHVRFNEQTRLDDERRIDNGGGHIQYLHVNKLSIVSLWRLDNLEQENWNCLYTWDLRQLYPHFGKVRPVLIHPFEDLVAIFRMEDTMFSLDLKTAKLKNSSPILSHINMLFVSVLLPSWPTFFTPNIHARFLEEHGNQYFSERKYEEAIDFYTQSIEYTENMQVYMLRGKTYNKLHKSHEANKDFLKVLEIDSYFYKEYRKQEVINNDILSYKSSRLNNQHLSSSC, encoded by the exons ATGAAAATCTCTCAAGAATCAGAAATGGCGGATGATAATACAGTACAAAACTCATGCGGTAATCTTGACAGTACTATTTCCGATGTACTTCTTCGAGAAATAATCAATTATTTACACCCAAAATCAGTCATTCGTTTCAAATCTGTCTCCAGAAACTGGAATTCAATCATCTCCGAACCAAACTTCATTCCTTCCTACATTTCCCGGAATTCAATCCCATCATGGTTCATTTTTGAACGAACCCTAAATACATCGTCAAATGCCCGATTTCCGATCGAGTTAGTCTTCCAAAAACCCCTAAATCTTTCTACACTTACTATTGATTTCCATAAGTTGGCTCCGTATCCCCTTTTGGATAACCCCACACTGATAGACTCTAGTGATGGGTTATTACTTGTTGGCTCAGAAATATCAAGCATGTCGCAATGGCGCAGGGCATCTGAATACCATTTCTTTGTAATCAATGCTGTAAATAATGAGTGGGTCGCACTTCCAAAACCTCCCGTATTAATTCTCAATCATTTCTGTCTTGGATTAATCACCCAAATTGATAGAAATAATAGggtttttaaaaagtttatggTTGTGGATTATCTACTACTTACTATCGCTGATAGATTTATTACATTGATCTGTTTTTCGTCGGAAACAGCGCAATGGGAATATAGATTGACTAACTACAGGCTTGGAAATCATATTTGGGGATTGTCAGGTGGAGGAAAATTTGAGTTTGATGGGAAattgatttggtttgatttAAGTGTTGGGTTGATGATATGGGATGATCCATTCAGTACTGAATATGTGATTAAAAGCCGTTTAATCAGGCTTCCATTAGAACATGTCAGATTCAATGAACAAACAAGATTGGATGATGAACGGCGTATCGACAATGGTGGTGGACATATTCAGTATTTACACGTTAATAAGCTTTCAATTGTAAGTCTATGGAGGTTGGATAATTTAGAACAAGAAAATTGGAACTGTCTGTATACTTGGGATTTAAGGCAGCTATATCCCCATTTTGGGAAAGTAAGGCCTGTTTTAATCCATCCTTTTGAAGATCTTGTTGCCATTTTTAGAATGGAAGACACCATGTTTTCTCTGGATTTAAAAACAGCAAAACTCAAGAATAGTTCTCCAATCCTTTCACATATAAACATGCTTTTTGTTTCGGTTTTGCTCCCGAGTTGGCCGACGTTCTTTACTCCAAACATTC ATGCAAGATTCTTGGAAGAACATGGTAATCAATATTTTAGTgaaaggaaatatgaagaagCAATAGATTTCTATACACAAAGCATTGAGTACACAGAAAACATGCAAGTGTATATGTTGAGGGGTAAAACATATAACAAACTCCATAAAAGCCATGAAGCAAACAAAGATTTTTTGAAGGTCTTAGAGATTGATAGTTATTTCTACAAAGAATATCGGAAGCAAGAGGTAATAAATAATGATATACTCTCTTATAAGTCAAGTAGACTCAACAATCAACATTTGTCTTCGTCCTGCTGA
- the LOC130800370 gene encoding uncharacterized protein LOC130800370: MEEPLKNQPSSSSTSVIAGKSKLRYPLRSASKVKDQTNKSPEIPNNSSSAASKRGRTSSMSKSVSVLELSAKDKQKTTKPPRRLSIPAKSSVSPRHKSATNITPISEAKSRRMANRQERCETPLSDVSKSSVRRKFNILSSASYWLSQIKLSESAAKHSISFGFFKLALEAGCEPLQRLREELKFYVQRHDLAELGDSIKSLFESYEIPETLEQVQESIICSQVSEDATALSSDDVQSTSSIAATKMPKLKSLNALTVASAAKASSKKENVQRITPVTKSRASFSREPIKPKLITESGGNNIKKKVQNPAKQTPNNVDKINKQDQKTVSEEVTAKQVDIEEPLEGNKENMDAPLMAEVM, translated from the exons ATGGAGGAACCTTTGAAGAATCaaccatcttcttcttctacatCTGTAATTGCTG gAAAATCGAAACTTAGGTATCCGTTGCGTTCTGCTTCTAAAGTGAAGGATCAAACTAACAAATCTCCTGAAATTCCTAATAATTCTTCCTCTGCTGCTTCCAAAAG AGGGAGGACTTCCAGTATGAGTAAAAGCGTCAGTGTTCTTGAGCTCTCTGCAAAGGACAAGCAGAAAACTACCAAGCCCCCTAGAAGGCTGTCAATTCCTGCAAAGTCGAGTGTGAGCCCTAGGCACAAATCTGCCACCAACATTACTCCAATTTCAGAAGCCAAGTCTAGGAGAATGGCTAATAGACAGGAAAGATGTGAGACTCCATTATCTGATGTGTCGAAGTCATCTGTACGTAGGAAATTCAACATTCTGTCATCAGCATCATATTGGCTATCACAAATTAAGCTCTCCGAGTCTGCCGCCAAACATTCTATTTCATTTGGTTTCTTCAAACTAGCTCTAGAGGCAGGATGTGAG CCTCTGCAGCGACTGCGCGAGGAGCTGAAATTCTATGTGCAGAGGCACGACCTTGCTGAACTTGGAGACTCTATTAAAAGCTTATTTGAGAGCTATGAAATTCCCGAGACCCTGGAACAAGTGCAAGAGTCTATTATCTGCTCTCAAGTGTCTGAAGATGCGACTGCTCTCTCCAGTGACGATGTTCAAAGCACCTCTTCTATAGCTGCAACCAAAATGCCCAAACTGAAATCTCTGAACGCTCTCACTGTAGCTTCTGCAGCAAAGGCTTCTAGTAAGAAGGAAAATGTGCAGAGGATCACACCAGTGACCAAGAGTCGAGCATCTTTTAGCCGCGAACCTATTAAGCCAAAATTAATCACAGAAAGTGGAGGCAACAATATAAAGAAGAAAGTACAAAATCCAGCCAAACAAACTCCAAATAATGTGGATAAGATCAACAAGCAGGATCAAAAAACAGTTTCGGAAGAAG TCACAGCCAAACAAGTGGACATCGAGGAACCACTCGAGGGAAACAAAGAAAACATG GATGCTCCGCTTATGGCAGAGGTGATGTGA
- the LOC130800372 gene encoding transcription factor PRE3-like, with protein sequence MSSRRSRSRQSGGSRISDDQIQDLVCKLQQLLPELHNTRRPDKVSAATVLQETCNCIRRLHREADDLSERLSQLLETTDTNQAALIRSLLMQ encoded by the exons ATGTCTAGCAGAAGGTCACGATCAAGGCAATCTGGAGGTTCCAGAATTTCAGATGATCAAATTCAAGATCTTGTTTGTAAGTTGCAACAACTTCTTCCTGAGCTTCATAACACTCGTCGCCCTGATAAG GTATCAGCAGCAACAGTATTGCAAGAGACTTGTAATTGCATAAGACGTTTGCATAGGGAAGCAGATGACTTGAGTGAAAGATTGTCTCAGCTGTTAGAAACAACTGATACTAATCAAGCAGCACTTATTAGAAGCTTACTTATgcaataa